A stretch of Capricornis sumatraensis isolate serow.1 chromosome 10, serow.2, whole genome shotgun sequence DNA encodes these proteins:
- the EOMES gene encoding eomesodermin homolog isoform X1 — protein sequence MQLGEQLLVSSVNLPGAHFYPLEGARGGGGGSAGHLPGAAPSPQRLDLDKAPKKFSGSLSCEAASGEPAAAGAGAPATMLSDADAGDAFASAAAVAKPGPPDGRKGSPCGEEELPSAAAAAAAAAAASARYSMDSLSSERYYLQSPGSQGSELAAPCSLFPYQAAAGAPHGSVYPAPNGARYPYGSMLPPGGFPAAVCPPGRAQFGTGAGASGGAGGGGGGGGPGAYQYGQGAPLYGPYPGAAAAGTCGGLGGLGVPGSGFRAHVYLCNRPLWLKFHRHQTEMIITKQGRRMFPFLSFNINGLNPTAHYNVFVEVVLADPNHWRFQGGKWVTCGKADNNMQGNKMYVHPESPNTGSHWMRQEISFGKLKLTNNKGANNNNTQMIVLQSLHKYQPRLHIVEVTEDGVEDLNEPSKTQTFTFSETQFIAVTAYQNTDITQLKIDHNPFAKGFRDNYDSMYTASENDRLTPSPTDSPRSHQIVPGGRYGVQSFFPEPFVNTLPQARYYNGERTVPQTNGLLSPQQSEEVANPPQRWLVTPVQQPGTNKIDIGSYESEYSSSTLLPYGIKSLPLQTSHALGYYPDPAFPAMAGWGGRGSYQRKMAAGLPWTSRTSPPGFSEDQLSKEKVKEEIGSSWIETPPSIKSLDSNDSGVYTSACKRRRLSPSTSSNENSPSIKCEDINAEEYSKDTSKGMGGYYAFYTTP from the exons ATGCAGTTAGGGGAGCAGCTCTTGGTGAGCTCTGTGAACCTGCCCGGCGCGCACTTCTACCCGCTGGAGGGGGCgcgaggaggcggcggcgggagCGCCGGCCACCTCCCGGGAGCGGCCCCCTCGCCTCAGAGGCTGGACTTAGACAAAGCGCCCAAGAAGTTCTCGGGCAGCCTCTCGTGCGAGGCGGCGAGCGGGGAACCTGCGGCCGCCGGCGCGGGGGCCCCCGCAACCATGCTCAGTGACGCCGACGCCGGCGACGCCTTTGCCAGCGCCGCGGCCGTGGCCAAGCCGGGGCCCCCGGACGGCCGCAAGGGCTCCCCCTGCGGGGAGGAGGAGCTGCCCTCGGCCGCCGCGGCCGCTGCAGCCGCCGCCGCGGCCAGTGCGCGCTACTCCATGGACAGCCTGAGCTCGGAGCGCTACTACCTCCAGTCCCCCGGGTCTCAGGGCTCGGAGCTGGCGGCGCCCTGCTCGCTCTTCCCGTACCAGGCGGCGGCTGGGGCGCCCCACGGGTCTGTGTACCCGGCTCCCAACGGGGCGCGCTACCCCTACGGCTCCATGCTGCCCCCCGGCGGCTTCCCCGCGGCCGTGTGCCCACCCGGGAGGGCGCAGTTCGGCACGGGAGCCGGCGCGAGcggcggcgcgggcggcggcggcggtggagGCGGCCCGGGCGCCTATCAGTACGGCCAGGGGGCTCCGCTCTACGGGCCGTACCCAGGGGCGGCAGCCGCAGGTACCTGCGGAGGACTAGGGGGTCTGGGGGTTCCCGGCTCCGGCTTCCGCGCCCACGTCTACCTGTGCAACCGGCCTCTGTGGCTCAAATTCCACCGCCACCAAACCGAGATGATCATTACGAAACAGGGCAG ACGCATGTTTCCTTTTTTGAGCTTCAACATAAACGGACTCAATCCCACCGCCCACTACAACGTGTTCGTAGAAGTGGTGCTGGCGGACCCCAACCACTGGCGCTTCCAGGGGGGCAAATGGGTGACCTGCGGAAAAGCGGACAATAACATGCAGG GCAACAAAATGTATGTTCACCCCGAGTCTCCTAATACTGGTTCCCACTGGATGAGACAGGAGATTTCCTTTGGGAAGTTAAAACTCACGAATAACAAAGgcgcaaacaacaacaacacccag ATGATAGTGTTACAGTCTTTACACAAGTACCAGCCGAGACTGCACATTGTTGAAGTCACAGAGGATGGCGTGGAGGACTTGAATGAGCCCTCTAAGACACAGACCTTCACTTTCTCAGAAACGCAGTTCATTGCTGTGACTGCCTATCAAAACACCGAT ATAACTCAACTAAAGATTGATCACAATCCCTTTGCAAAAGGCTTCAGGGACAACTATGATTC CATGTACACCGCTTCCGAAAATGACAGGTTAACTCCATCTCCCACGGATTCTCCTAGATCCCATCAGATTGTCCCCGGAGGTCGGTACGGCGTTCAGTCCTTCTTCCCGGAGCCCTTTGTCAACACTTTACCTCAAGCCCGATATTACAATGGTGAGAGAACCGTGCCACAGACCAACGGCCTCCTTTCACCCCAACAGAGCGAAGAGGTGGCCAACCCTCCCCAGCGGTGGCTTGTCACACCTGTCCAGCAACCTGGGACCAACAAAATAGACATCGGTTCCTATGAGTCTGAGTATTCTTCCAGCACCTTGCTCCCATATGGCATTAAATCTTTGCCCCTCCAGACGTCCCATGCCCTGGGGTACTACCCCGACCCTGCCTTCCCCGCGATggcagggtggggaggcagaGGCTCTTATCAGAGGAAGATGGCAGCTGGACTCCCATGGACCTCCCGAACAAGCCCCCCGGGGTTCTCTGAAGATCAGCTCTCCAAGgagaaagtcaaagaagaaattggCTCTTCTTGGATAGAGACACCCCCATCCATCAAGTCTCTCGACTCCAATGATTCGGGGGTATACACCAGTGCTTGTAAGCGAAGGCGCCTGTCTCCTAGCACCTCTAGCAATGAAAATTCTCCCTCCATAAAGTGTGAGGACATTAACGCTGAAGAATACAGTAAAGACACCTCAAAAGGCATGGGGGGTTATTATGCTTTTTACACAACTCCCTAA
- the EOMES gene encoding eomesodermin homolog isoform X2 codes for MQLGEQLLVSSVNLPGAHFYPLEGARGGGGGSAGHLPGAAPSPQRLDLDKAPKKFSGSLSCEAASGEPAAAGAGAPATMLSDADAGDAFASAAAVAKPGPPDGRKGSPCGEEELPSAAAAAAAAAAASARYSMDSLSSERYYLQSPGSQGSELAAPCSLFPYQAAAGAPHGSVYPAPNGARYPYGSMLPPGGFPAAVCPPGRAQFGTGAGASGGAGGGGGGGGPGAYQYGQGAPLYGPYPGAAAAGTCGGLGGLGVPGSGFRAHVYLCNRPLWLKFHRHQTEMIITKQGRRMFPFLSFNINGLNPTAHYNVFVEVVLADPNHWRFQGGKWVTCGKADNNMQGNKMYVHPESPNTGSHWMRQEISFGKLKLTNNKGANNNNTQMIVLQSLHKYQPRLHIVEVTEDGVEDLNEPSKTQTFTFSETQFIAVTAYQNTDITQLKIDHNPFAKGFRDNYDSSHQIVPGGRYGVQSFFPEPFVNTLPQARYYNGERTVPQTNGLLSPQQSEEVANPPQRWLVTPVQQPGTNKIDIGSYESEYSSSTLLPYGIKSLPLQTSHALGYYPDPAFPAMAGWGGRGSYQRKMAAGLPWTSRTSPPGFSEDQLSKEKVKEEIGSSWIETPPSIKSLDSNDSGVYTSACKRRRLSPSTSSNENSPSIKCEDINAEEYSKDTSKGMGGYYAFYTTP; via the exons ATGCAGTTAGGGGAGCAGCTCTTGGTGAGCTCTGTGAACCTGCCCGGCGCGCACTTCTACCCGCTGGAGGGGGCgcgaggaggcggcggcgggagCGCCGGCCACCTCCCGGGAGCGGCCCCCTCGCCTCAGAGGCTGGACTTAGACAAAGCGCCCAAGAAGTTCTCGGGCAGCCTCTCGTGCGAGGCGGCGAGCGGGGAACCTGCGGCCGCCGGCGCGGGGGCCCCCGCAACCATGCTCAGTGACGCCGACGCCGGCGACGCCTTTGCCAGCGCCGCGGCCGTGGCCAAGCCGGGGCCCCCGGACGGCCGCAAGGGCTCCCCCTGCGGGGAGGAGGAGCTGCCCTCGGCCGCCGCGGCCGCTGCAGCCGCCGCCGCGGCCAGTGCGCGCTACTCCATGGACAGCCTGAGCTCGGAGCGCTACTACCTCCAGTCCCCCGGGTCTCAGGGCTCGGAGCTGGCGGCGCCCTGCTCGCTCTTCCCGTACCAGGCGGCGGCTGGGGCGCCCCACGGGTCTGTGTACCCGGCTCCCAACGGGGCGCGCTACCCCTACGGCTCCATGCTGCCCCCCGGCGGCTTCCCCGCGGCCGTGTGCCCACCCGGGAGGGCGCAGTTCGGCACGGGAGCCGGCGCGAGcggcggcgcgggcggcggcggcggtggagGCGGCCCGGGCGCCTATCAGTACGGCCAGGGGGCTCCGCTCTACGGGCCGTACCCAGGGGCGGCAGCCGCAGGTACCTGCGGAGGACTAGGGGGTCTGGGGGTTCCCGGCTCCGGCTTCCGCGCCCACGTCTACCTGTGCAACCGGCCTCTGTGGCTCAAATTCCACCGCCACCAAACCGAGATGATCATTACGAAACAGGGCAG ACGCATGTTTCCTTTTTTGAGCTTCAACATAAACGGACTCAATCCCACCGCCCACTACAACGTGTTCGTAGAAGTGGTGCTGGCGGACCCCAACCACTGGCGCTTCCAGGGGGGCAAATGGGTGACCTGCGGAAAAGCGGACAATAACATGCAGG GCAACAAAATGTATGTTCACCCCGAGTCTCCTAATACTGGTTCCCACTGGATGAGACAGGAGATTTCCTTTGGGAAGTTAAAACTCACGAATAACAAAGgcgcaaacaacaacaacacccag ATGATAGTGTTACAGTCTTTACACAAGTACCAGCCGAGACTGCACATTGTTGAAGTCACAGAGGATGGCGTGGAGGACTTGAATGAGCCCTCTAAGACACAGACCTTCACTTTCTCAGAAACGCAGTTCATTGCTGTGACTGCCTATCAAAACACCGAT ATAACTCAACTAAAGATTGATCACAATCCCTTTGCAAAAGGCTTCAGGGACAACTATGATTC ATCCCATCAGATTGTCCCCGGAGGTCGGTACGGCGTTCAGTCCTTCTTCCCGGAGCCCTTTGTCAACACTTTACCTCAAGCCCGATATTACAATGGTGAGAGAACCGTGCCACAGACCAACGGCCTCCTTTCACCCCAACAGAGCGAAGAGGTGGCCAACCCTCCCCAGCGGTGGCTTGTCACACCTGTCCAGCAACCTGGGACCAACAAAATAGACATCGGTTCCTATGAGTCTGAGTATTCTTCCAGCACCTTGCTCCCATATGGCATTAAATCTTTGCCCCTCCAGACGTCCCATGCCCTGGGGTACTACCCCGACCCTGCCTTCCCCGCGATggcagggtggggaggcagaGGCTCTTATCAGAGGAAGATGGCAGCTGGACTCCCATGGACCTCCCGAACAAGCCCCCCGGGGTTCTCTGAAGATCAGCTCTCCAAGgagaaagtcaaagaagaaattggCTCTTCTTGGATAGAGACACCCCCATCCATCAAGTCTCTCGACTCCAATGATTCGGGGGTATACACCAGTGCTTGTAAGCGAAGGCGCCTGTCTCCTAGCACCTCTAGCAATGAAAATTCTCCCTCCATAAAGTGTGAGGACATTAACGCTGAAGAATACAGTAAAGACACCTCAAAAGGCATGGGGGGTTATTATGCTTTTTACACAACTCCCTAA